A region of Thermobifida halotolerans DNA encodes the following proteins:
- the orn gene encoding oligoribonuclease yields the protein MNDSLVWIDCEMTGLDLKKDALIEVACLITDGELNQLDEGIDVVIKPPQAALDQMGEFVTRMHTTSGLLAELDNGVTLTEAEQLVLEHIRHHVPEPKKVPLCGNSIATDRAFLARDMPLIDEHLHYRMVDVSSIKELLRRWYPRVYFASPEKHGGHRALADITESIQELRYFRAAAFVPPPGPDSATAKAIAADIVAGRAGTGVGAPTEKG from the coding sequence ATGAACGACAGCCTGGTGTGGATCGACTGTGAGATGACAGGGCTCGATCTGAAGAAGGACGCGCTGATCGAAGTGGCCTGTCTCATCACGGACGGCGAACTCAACCAGCTCGACGAGGGCATCGACGTGGTCATCAAGCCGCCGCAGGCGGCGCTGGACCAGATGGGCGAGTTCGTCACCCGGATGCACACCACGTCGGGACTGCTGGCCGAACTCGACAACGGGGTGACCCTGACCGAGGCCGAGCAGTTGGTCCTGGAGCACATCCGGCACCACGTCCCGGAACCGAAGAAGGTTCCGCTGTGCGGGAACTCCATCGCGACCGACCGGGCCTTCCTCGCACGTGACATGCCCCTCATCGACGAGCACCTGCACTACCGGATGGTGGACGTGTCCAGCATCAAGGAACTACTGCGCCGCTGGTACCCGCGGGTGTACTTCGCCAGTCCCGAGAAGCACGGCGGCCACCGGGCACTCGCCGACATCACCGAGAGCATCCAGGAACTGCGCTACTTCCGCGCCGCCGCCTTCGTTCCCCCGCCCGGCCCGGACAGCGCCACTGCCAAGGCCATCGCCGCCGACATCGTCGCGGGGAGAGCCGGCACCGGTGTGGGCGCCCCCACCGAAAAAGGGTGA
- the cpaB gene encoding Flp pilus assembly protein CpaB: protein MNPRQRRGVLLMIVAALGAVLVFFTVVSYVNTLSSELGTYRTVLRLTQDVDPYQPITEDMVEPYEVPAKFFDEEVFLTNLAEADESLTQPGSEAVSSTFLQEGTLLQKSMVIPAPALESGEREIAIMINAETGVAGKVSRQSRVDVYATFQPNDQSNACAVRILTDVEVLDVGDIGSQIDAQTGGTNAVVPVTFRLTPEQALQLTYAEAFASKLRLALVSAQGSGAPGDLDFCAEDQLAAIGQQGDEDGTDSDPSGTTGGN, encoded by the coding sequence ATGAACCCCCGTCAACGACGCGGCGTTCTGCTCATGATCGTCGCCGCCCTCGGCGCGGTCCTCGTGTTCTTCACCGTCGTCTCGTACGTCAACACGCTCAGCAGCGAACTGGGCACCTACCGGACGGTTCTGCGGCTCACCCAGGATGTCGACCCCTACCAGCCGATCACCGAGGACATGGTCGAGCCCTACGAGGTCCCCGCCAAGTTCTTCGACGAGGAGGTCTTCCTGACGAACCTGGCCGAGGCCGACGAGTCCCTGACCCAACCGGGCAGTGAGGCGGTCTCCTCGACCTTCCTGCAGGAGGGCACACTGCTGCAGAAGAGCATGGTCATCCCCGCCCCCGCGCTGGAGAGCGGAGAGCGCGAGATCGCGATCATGATCAACGCCGAGACCGGTGTGGCGGGGAAGGTGTCCCGCCAGTCCAGAGTGGACGTCTACGCCACCTTCCAGCCCAACGACCAGTCCAACGCCTGCGCGGTCCGCATCCTCACCGACGTGGAGGTGCTCGACGTGGGAGACATCGGGTCGCAGATCGACGCGCAGACCGGCGGCACCAACGCGGTCGTCCCGGTCACCTTCCGGCTCACCCCCGAACAGGCGCTCCAACTCACCTACGCCGAGGCGTTCGCCTCCAAACTCCGCCTGGCACTGGTCAGCGCGCAGGGCTCGGGCGCCCCGGGCGACCTCGACTTCTGCGCCGAGGACCAGTTGGCCGCCATCGGACAGCAGGGCGACGAGGACGGAACGGACAGCGACCCGAGCGGCACCACCGGCGGCAACTGA
- a CDS encoding AAA family ATPase encodes MSTYQVLIGVPTDELEDVLTARFEEIPDAGVVGVHRSSRELVESVAGIPGLDVVLVHGDLGPIPVFDLIRDISRSHPQLAVILIVDEAAPDTFTNAMEAGARGLLQSDATVDELRARVAHAAEWSRTLRRHLEAASLDLPLPGRRGQIVTLTGAKGGVGTTTTAIHLARVAAKAGRMVCLVDLDLQSGDIPGYYDLKHRRSIVDLVEAADDISAAMLAETLHVHHDGPHILLAPVHGEHGEDVTARAARQILGALRSRYDLVIIDCGSSVNDATAMAVELSDTSVVLVTPDLPALRGAQRLIAMWGRLQIRDTKNVTALLTRHSRRNEIQPDFARKLLGTEMLRTTVPAAYRALEEASNTGTPDRLTDEGLLKAFGRLAAELGMLTPAHDGGPAAPLGEAAEGVSARRLRGRGDSGASIVEFASLVPFLGLALLLAWQIVLLGVTGLYASHAAGEGARQASITPDDSEAILEAATKRVLPPWDEEGTFRLEQVAVDGNTYVEVTIAMPAVLPGVDSPWDISSRSLVFPEGGTDAA; translated from the coding sequence ATGAGCACATACCAGGTCCTGATCGGCGTTCCCACCGACGAACTGGAGGACGTCCTCACGGCCAGGTTCGAGGAGATCCCCGACGCCGGCGTCGTGGGCGTGCACCGCTCGTCCCGGGAACTCGTCGAGAGTGTGGCCGGCATCCCCGGTCTCGACGTGGTACTGGTCCACGGGGATCTCGGCCCGATACCGGTGTTCGACCTCATCCGGGACATCTCCCGCAGCCACCCCCAGCTCGCGGTCATCCTGATCGTGGACGAGGCGGCGCCCGACACCTTCACCAACGCCATGGAGGCGGGCGCGCGCGGCCTCCTCCAGAGCGACGCCACGGTCGACGAGCTCAGAGCCCGGGTCGCCCACGCGGCCGAGTGGTCACGGACCCTGCGCCGCCATCTGGAGGCCGCCTCCCTGGACCTTCCACTGCCGGGGCGCCGCGGCCAGATCGTCACGCTGACCGGCGCCAAGGGCGGGGTGGGCACCACCACCACCGCGATCCACCTGGCCAGGGTCGCGGCCAAGGCGGGCCGGATGGTCTGCCTGGTCGACCTCGACCTGCAGTCCGGCGACATCCCCGGCTACTACGACCTCAAGCACCGCCGCAGCATCGTGGACCTGGTCGAGGCCGCCGACGACATCAGCGCCGCCATGCTCGCCGAGACCCTCCACGTCCACCACGACGGGCCGCACATCCTGCTGGCTCCCGTGCACGGCGAACACGGCGAGGACGTCACCGCGCGCGCGGCCCGCCAGATCCTGGGGGCGCTGCGCTCACGCTACGACCTGGTGATCATCGACTGCGGTTCCTCCGTCAACGACGCGACCGCGATGGCGGTGGAACTGTCCGACACCTCGGTGGTACTGGTCACCCCCGACCTTCCGGCGCTGCGCGGAGCCCAGCGGCTCATCGCGATGTGGGGGCGCCTGCAGATCCGCGACACCAAGAACGTCACGGCCCTGCTGACCCGCCACAGCCGGAGGAACGAGATCCAACCCGACTTCGCCCGCAAACTGCTGGGCACCGAGATGCTGCGCACCACCGTCCCCGCCGCCTACCGCGCGCTGGAGGAGGCGTCCAACACCGGAACCCCCGACCGGCTCACCGACGAGGGACTGCTCAAGGCGTTCGGTCGGCTCGCCGCAGAACTGGGAATGCTCACCCCGGCCCACGACGGCGGTCCCGCCGCCCCCCTGGGGGAGGCCGCCGAGGGGGTGTCGGCGCGCCGCCTGCGCGGCAGGGGGGATTCCGGCGCCTCGATCGTGGAGTTCGCCTCACTCGTGCCGTTCCTGGGGCTGGCCCTGTTACTGGCCTGGCAGATCGTCCTTCTCGGAGTGACCGGTCTGTACGCCTCGCACGCGGCCGGCGAAGGCGCCCGGCAGGCGTCCATCACCCCCGACGACTCCGAGGCGATCCTGGAGGCGGCCACCAAACGGGTGCTTCCCCCCTGGGACGAGGAGGGAACCTTCCGGCTGGAGCAGGTCGCGGTGGACGGCAACACCTACGTCGAGGTGACGATCGCGATGCCGGCGGTGCTGCCGGGCGTGGACAGCCCCTGGGACATCAGCAGCCGGTCACTGGTCTTCCCGGAGGGGGGAACCGATGCCGCGTAG
- a CDS encoding TadE family protein encodes MPRSPSRSGRRRPGRRDDRGSQILEFAVYFPLFLLMAAVAFEVFLAFVAVEHAENAARVGARTVQRDGPLGAVGVIRDALPDWLDDAQVRAGVTADRTAYAEVEIALPLFFEVADLDYTVVRRVDMAA; translated from the coding sequence ATGCCGCGTAGCCCCTCCCGCTCCGGTCGCCGCAGACCCGGCCGCCGTGACGACCGCGGCTCCCAGATCCTGGAGTTCGCCGTCTATTTTCCGCTGTTCCTTCTGATGGCGGCGGTCGCGTTCGAGGTGTTCCTCGCGTTCGTCGCCGTGGAGCACGCCGAGAACGCCGCCCGCGTCGGTGCCCGCACGGTGCAGCGGGACGGCCCCCTCGGCGCGGTCGGGGTGATCCGGGACGCGCTCCCGGACTGGCTGGACGACGCCCAGGTCCGCGCGGGGGTCACCGCCGACCGCACCGCCTACGCCGAGGTCGAGATCGCCCTCCCCCTCTTCTTCGAGGTGGCCGACCTCGACTACACCGTGGTCCGTCGCGTGGACATGGCCGCATGA
- a CDS encoding CpaF family protein, producing the protein MALKDRLNEDRIADQHADRGSVAHWRQRLLSEINLDDLAMLSLEQRRIRLEKVVGHILSREGPVLSDRERSNMIRRVVDEALGLGVLEPLLADESVTEIMVNGPDNIFVERRGRVERLETTFASEEQLYQTIDRIVSAVNRRVDESSPMVDARLPTGERVNVIIPPLSLSGPVITIRRFPKPFTFEQLVSMGSIDQATGVLLSSLIRARLNVVVSGGTGTGKTTFLNALSAFVPSHERIITIEDSAELQLQQEHVLRLESRPPNIEGEGAITIRDLVRNSLRMRPDRIIVGEVRGPETLDMLQAMNTGHDGSLTTVHANSSHDAVHRLLTLASMSEVKVPFEALRDQINAAIDVIVHLSRYPDGSRRVAEVSMVASTRHEEFRLEPLLRFEAHRYETGRRVTGDFRRFPLPRNIASRLHSSGETVPAAFGVRSAHSAPFPNGLSSPGGSL; encoded by the coding sequence ATGGCACTCAAGGACCGTCTCAACGAGGACCGCATCGCCGACCAGCACGCCGACCGCGGCAGCGTCGCCCACTGGCGCCAGCGTCTGCTGAGTGAGATCAACCTCGACGACCTGGCCATGCTCAGCCTCGAGCAGCGCCGCATCCGCCTGGAGAAGGTCGTCGGCCACATCCTGTCCCGCGAGGGGCCGGTGCTGTCCGACCGGGAACGCAGCAACATGATCCGCCGGGTCGTGGACGAGGCGCTGGGCCTGGGAGTGCTCGAACCGCTGCTGGCCGACGAGAGCGTCACCGAGATCATGGTCAACGGCCCCGACAACATCTTCGTGGAACGCCGCGGCCGGGTCGAGCGCCTCGAGACCACCTTCGCCAGCGAGGAGCAGCTCTACCAGACCATCGACCGGATCGTCTCCGCGGTGAACCGCCGGGTCGACGAGTCCAGTCCGATGGTGGACGCCCGGCTGCCCACCGGTGAGCGGGTCAACGTGATCATTCCGCCGCTGTCGCTGTCGGGGCCGGTCATCACGATCCGCCGTTTCCCCAAACCCTTCACCTTCGAGCAGCTGGTCTCCATGGGCAGCATCGACCAGGCCACCGGGGTGCTGCTGTCCTCGCTGATCCGCGCCCGTCTCAACGTGGTCGTCTCGGGCGGCACCGGCACCGGCAAGACCACCTTCCTGAACGCGCTGTCGGCGTTCGTGCCCTCCCACGAACGCATCATCACCATCGAGGACTCCGCCGAACTGCAACTGCAGCAGGAGCACGTACTGCGGTTGGAGTCGCGCCCGCCCAACATCGAGGGCGAGGGCGCCATCACCATCCGCGACCTGGTGCGCAACTCGCTGCGCATGCGTCCCGACCGCATCATCGTCGGTGAGGTCCGCGGCCCCGAGACCCTCGACATGCTCCAGGCGATGAACACCGGCCACGACGGCTCCCTGACCACCGTGCACGCCAACTCCTCCCACGACGCCGTGCACCGTCTGCTGACTCTGGCCTCCATGAGCGAGGTCAAGGTCCCCTTCGAGGCACTACGCGACCAGATCAACGCGGCGATCGACGTCATCGTGCACCTGTCCCGGTACCCGGACGGATCCCGCCGGGTGGCCGAGGTGTCGATGGTGGCCTCCACCCGCCACGAGGAGTTCCGCCTCGAACCGCTGCTGCGCTTCGAGGCGCACCGCTACGAGACGGGCCGCAGGGTCACCGGCGACTTCCGCCGTTTTCCGCTGCCCCGGAACATCGCCTCGCGCCTCCACAGCTCGGGCGAGACGGTTCCGGCGGCGTTCGGCGTCCGGTCCGCGCACTCCGCCCCGTTCCCCAACGGTCTGTCCTCCCCCGGAGGTTCGCTGTGA
- a CDS encoding type II secretion system F family protein — protein sequence MIYPLVIMLVTIAVLAVAVWGFLVYMDGVAQRRLLAARSVLDEVERRANTPLARLDVWLRRTGPGHQVEIRLARAGVKTRVATFVLLLTGTAVAAVVLVWQVLAPLLGVLAAGLVGFLFLAYLRQQEEKRRELFTAQLPELARVLSNATQAGLALPTAIDMAADELDDPAGTELRRVAELLKVGQPLESALVDLRERMPSREIGVLVSTLLVSSRSGGALVTALRTISETLENRKENRREVHTILSETTSTAWALLIMGIGSLFLLNALMPGSVQRMTETPAGLAVLAVSLSLFGVGFVAIRRLARMDS from the coding sequence GTGATCTACCCGCTGGTCATCATGCTGGTCACGATCGCCGTCCTGGCCGTGGCCGTGTGGGGCTTCCTCGTCTACATGGACGGCGTGGCGCAGCGCCGGCTGCTGGCCGCACGCAGCGTGCTGGACGAGGTGGAGCGGCGGGCCAACACCCCGCTGGCGCGTCTGGACGTGTGGCTGCGCCGCACCGGCCCGGGCCACCAGGTCGAGATCCGGCTGGCCCGCGCGGGAGTCAAGACGAGGGTCGCCACCTTCGTGCTGCTGCTGACGGGCACGGCGGTGGCCGCGGTCGTCCTGGTCTGGCAGGTCCTCGCCCCGCTGCTGGGCGTGCTCGCGGCCGGTCTGGTGGGTTTCCTGTTCCTGGCCTACCTGCGCCAGCAGGAGGAGAAACGCCGTGAGCTGTTCACCGCGCAACTGCCGGAGCTGGCCCGTGTGCTGTCCAACGCCACCCAGGCGGGGCTGGCGCTGCCCACCGCGATCGACATGGCCGCCGACGAGCTGGACGATCCGGCGGGAACGGAGCTGCGCCGTGTCGCCGAACTGCTCAAGGTCGGCCAGCCCCTGGAGAGCGCCCTCGTCGACCTGCGGGAGCGGATGCCCTCACGGGAGATCGGGGTGCTGGTGTCCACCCTGCTGGTCTCGTCCCGTTCCGGCGGCGCCCTGGTCACCGCGCTGCGCACCATCTCCGAGACGCTGGAGAACCGCAAGGAGAACCGGCGTGAGGTCCACACGATCCTGAGCGAGACCACCAGCACGGCGTGGGCGCTGCTGATCATGGGCATCGGGTCGCTGTTCCTGCTGAACGCGCTCATGCCGGGGTCGGTGCAGCGGATGACGGAGACCCCCGCCGGACTGGCCGTCCTCGCCGTCTCCCTCTCCCTGTTCGGTGTCGGGTTCGTGGCGATCCGTCGCCTGGCCCGCATGGACTCCTGA
- a CDS encoding type II secretion system F family protein: MTLGLPLALVAGLVGALSVACFLWGAHLVTRPTAVAEDFVPALPKKKREGTFLLHRITELLGHPFGATLMDLLGPEGQARIQKRIDEAGRPGGITVLRYVRRKTGEVLLYGTLGILFLLNDSPMIALVVLAFTLLSDIVLYTAKQQRMDEIQKQLPDFLDVLAVTVSAGLSFRQALARVADAMPGLLASEFRLALRQMELGSSRREAFETLRRRNPNESLGRFVSAFQQAEDLGAPLAQTLLNISLDMRREDAQYQRRKAVRLNPRVTVITAATMLPGLLLLIGGGLFLGSGINLAAFFG; encoded by the coding sequence ATGACCCTTGGTCTCCCCCTCGCCCTGGTGGCGGGGCTGGTCGGCGCGCTGTCCGTGGCCTGCTTCCTCTGGGGCGCCCACCTGGTGACCCGTCCAACCGCGGTCGCCGAGGACTTCGTTCCCGCCCTCCCGAAGAAGAAGCGAGAGGGCACGTTCCTCCTGCACCGCATCACCGAACTGCTGGGGCACCCCTTCGGCGCCACCCTGATGGACCTGCTGGGCCCCGAGGGCCAGGCCCGGATCCAGAAACGTATCGACGAGGCGGGACGTCCCGGCGGGATCACCGTGCTGCGCTACGTCCGGCGCAAGACGGGAGAGGTCCTGCTGTACGGCACGCTCGGGATCCTGTTCCTCCTCAACGACAGCCCCATGATCGCCCTGGTGGTCCTGGCCTTCACCCTGCTCAGCGACATCGTCCTGTACACCGCCAAGCAGCAGCGCATGGACGAGATCCAAAAGCAGCTGCCCGACTTCCTGGACGTCCTGGCGGTGACGGTGAGCGCGGGCCTGTCCTTCCGGCAGGCCCTGGCCCGGGTGGCCGACGCCATGCCGGGGCTGCTGGCGTCGGAGTTCCGGCTCGCGCTACGCCAGATGGAACTGGGCAGCAGCAGACGCGAGGCGTTCGAGACGCTGCGCCGACGCAACCCCAACGAGTCGCTGGGTCGGTTCGTCTCGGCCTTCCAGCAGGCCGAGGACCTCGGGGCGCCGCTGGCGCAGACCCTGCTGAACATCAGCCTGGACATGCGCCGCGAGGACGCCCAGTACCAGCGCCGCAAGGCGGTGCGTCTCAATCCCCGGGTGACCGTGATCACCGCCGCCACGATGCTCCCGGGCCTGCTCCTCCTCATCGGAGGCGGTCTGTTCCTCGGCTCCGGGATCAACCTGGCCGCCTTCTTCGGATGA
- a CDS encoding sensor histidine kinase: MDEKGTPAPVRSTGPVRLLVRLRFLLTGIALLLLPPERVSVGIVVMLTGYAVFSWLLSRYWERLSPHASRCLPLIVADTFVASAILGVGGPSGAFFLATLFTSTAAGVRYGVRGVAGVSTLQVLGYLAAVFVPSGGPVEAGATVWTGVQVVVVHPLLYPVAGHIGLRLRGLFEELTSEQERRRVAERAAAAAEERTRLARDMHDSVAKTLRGIALAAQALPLWLERDPERAAATAAQVVAAAGTAVREIRELITDLRESPAGPSVADGVAAVLREWSAQTGVAAGLCVRGTPLPLPVVARHETVAVLREALTNIDRHSAAETVTVELAAEAEHLVMTVRDNGRGFDPVLPLPGRYGLVGMRERAARAGGSLTLTSATGSGTTVTLRVPMADTPSEDREPSP; the protein is encoded by the coding sequence GTGGACGAGAAGGGGACTCCCGCGCCGGTCCGGTCGACCGGACCGGTTCGGCTGCTCGTCCGGTTGCGCTTCCTGCTCACCGGTATCGCGCTGCTCCTGCTGCCTCCCGAACGGGTCTCCGTGGGAATCGTCGTGATGCTGACCGGCTACGCGGTGTTCTCCTGGCTGCTGTCCCGCTACTGGGAGCGGCTCTCGCCCCACGCGTCGCGCTGTCTCCCGCTGATCGTCGCCGACACCTTCGTCGCCTCGGCGATCCTGGGAGTGGGCGGCCCGTCGGGAGCCTTCTTCCTGGCCACGCTGTTCACCAGCACCGCCGCGGGGGTGCGGTACGGGGTCAGGGGCGTGGCCGGAGTCTCCACCCTCCAGGTTCTCGGCTACCTGGCGGCGGTGTTCGTGCCCTCGGGCGGTCCGGTGGAGGCCGGAGCCACGGTCTGGACGGGGGTGCAGGTCGTCGTGGTCCATCCGCTGCTCTACCCGGTCGCCGGGCACATCGGGCTGCGGCTGCGCGGCCTGTTCGAGGAGTTGACGTCGGAGCAGGAACGGCGGCGTGTCGCGGAGCGTGCGGCGGCGGCGGCCGAGGAGCGCACCCGACTGGCCCGGGACATGCACGACTCGGTGGCCAAGACCCTGCGGGGCATCGCCCTGGCCGCCCAGGCCCTGCCGCTCTGGCTGGAACGGGACCCCGAACGTGCGGCGGCCACCGCCGCGCAGGTGGTGGCCGCCGCCGGGACCGCGGTGCGGGAGATCCGGGAGCTCATCACGGACCTGCGGGAGAGCCCCGCTGGTCCGTCCGTCGCGGACGGCGTCGCCGCGGTGCTACGCGAGTGGTCCGCCCAGACCGGGGTGGCGGCCGGACTGTGCGTCCGTGGCACTCCGCTGCCGCTGCCGGTCGTCGCCCGGCACGAGACCGTCGCAGTGCTGCGCGAGGCCCTCACCAACATCGACCGGCACTCCGCGGCGGAGACCGTCACCGTGGAACTCGCCGCCGAGGCGGAACACCTGGTCATGACGGTCCGTGACAACGGCCGGGGGTTCGATCCCGTCCTCCCCCTCCCCGGCCGCTACGGCCTGGTGGGCATGCGCGAACGCGCGGCCCGCGCCGGAGGCTCCCTGACCCTCACCTCGGCCACCGGATCGGGAACCACCGTGACCCTGCGTGTCCCGATGGCGGACACGCCCTCCGAAGACCGCGAGCCGTCCCCGTGA
- a CDS encoding response regulator, protein MSPITVLVVDDNIVVRAGLLALLETSDDIRIAGEAGNGVQAVERARQLRPDIVLLDVRMPVRDGVSVVEELAELAKVVMLTHTEDPEVVRTALRRGASGYLVHGHFTLEELGHALREVARGTGSPLSPVAATALVTSLRSASTAPGPADPAALGLTGREAEVLGAAARGLSNAETARELFLSEKTVKNHINRIFRKLGVGTRAAAIARWNGHALPDPKPSSGPT, encoded by the coding sequence ATGTCCCCGATCACCGTTCTCGTCGTGGACGACAACATCGTCGTCCGCGCGGGCCTGCTCGCCCTGCTGGAGACCTCCGACGACATCCGGATCGCCGGCGAGGCGGGAAACGGCGTCCAGGCCGTGGAGAGGGCCCGGCAGCTCCGCCCCGACATCGTGCTGCTCGACGTCCGCATGCCGGTGCGCGACGGAGTCAGCGTGGTCGAGGAACTCGCCGAGCTGGCCAAGGTGGTCATGCTCACCCACACCGAGGATCCGGAGGTCGTTCGGACGGCCCTGCGCCGGGGAGCCTCCGGCTATCTGGTGCACGGCCACTTCACCCTGGAGGAACTGGGGCACGCCCTGCGGGAGGTGGCGCGCGGCACCGGCAGTCCGCTCTCGCCCGTGGCAGCGACCGCCCTGGTCACCTCACTCCGCTCCGCCTCGACCGCTCCCGGCCCGGCCGACCCCGCTGCCCTGGGCCTGACCGGCCGGGAGGCCGAGGTACTCGGGGCGGCGGCGCGCGGCCTGTCCAACGCGGAGACCGCCCGTGAACTGTTCCTTTCGGAGAAAACCGTGAAGAACCACATCAACCGAATTTTCCGGAAGCTCGGCGTGGGCACCCGGGCAGCCGCGATAGCCCGGTGGAACGGACACGCGCTCCCCGATCCGAAGCCCTCGTCCGGGCCCACTTGA
- a CDS encoding pilus assembly protein TadG-related protein, translated as MFLLVGLTLALLALSLLFIRLGDANQLRSQAQTAADAAALAAVTVSRDQAAEMLADNQIPYSRLYDPARGRAQAEKYAQQNGAILEEIRVSDNSMGQLGNFVRVEVRGANCRKELEEDRSRGWSDTVCADADGNGGFARIGNASAIAQMVMPDCHYVFAESQIFGVECDGQLVQSEQHARTLINIRLVSAEGRYLYKPLDVADNEEEESTPTPSP; from the coding sequence TTGTTCCTACTCGTCGGTCTGACGCTGGCTCTACTCGCGCTGAGTCTGCTCTTCATACGGTTGGGGGACGCCAACCAGTTGCGCAGTCAGGCGCAGACCGCTGCGGACGCCGCTGCTCTGGCTGCGGTCACGGTCTCCCGGGACCAGGCCGCCGAGATGCTGGCCGACAACCAGATCCCGTATTCCCGGCTCTACGACCCCGCACGGGGCCGCGCCCAAGCGGAGAAGTACGCCCAGCAGAACGGAGCGATCCTGGAGGAAATTCGGGTCAGCGACAACAGCATGGGGCAACTCGGCAATTTCGTCCGGGTGGAGGTCCGCGGCGCCAACTGCCGCAAAGAACTCGAGGAGGACCGCAGCCGCGGCTGGTCGGACACGGTCTGCGCGGACGCGGATGGAAACGGCGGCTTCGCGCGGATCGGCAACGCCTCGGCCATCGCCCAGATGGTCATGCCCGACTGCCACTACGTCTTCGCCGAGTCCCAGATCTTCGGGGTCGAATGCGACGGACAACTGGTCCAGAGCGAGCAGCACGCCCGCACCCTCATCAACATCCGCCTGGTATCGGCGGAGGGACGCTACCTCTACAAACCTCTTGACGTAGCCGATAATGAAGAAGAGGAGAGTACTCCCACCCCGTCCCCCTAA
- a CDS encoding OmpA family protein: MDRLRPKSGFPYILRLLLPVMLGTALLSSCVSVPDGSEPSVTTTGSTGNDEASGSFNTEETESSISSSISSATPEGDRLKFDIFSLERHSADLLVLKMRITNTGQETAHVFRTLADPEGEMATPDGVSLVDMQNNKRYMPFTLTDGETCHCSNWRGQEKLAPGGNIDIWAAFPSPPESVELVAVTTPATPDFLDIPITEATSPDSAIVDTPTSEPRVLDLRAFQDDMDGNSSRTESAEETSIMLSSDVLFGLNEATLTEAAEEALRNVAEEINSSSGTTIQVNGYTDDTGSDSINNPLSQKRAEAVASRLEELVTRDGITFEVSGHGSADPVGDNSTEEGRAKNRRVTVTFTK, from the coding sequence GTGGACCGACTGAGACCCAAGTCTGGTTTTCCCTATATTCTTCGACTGCTTCTACCGGTCATGTTGGGCACGGCACTGCTATCTTCCTGCGTCTCTGTTCCGGACGGTTCAGAGCCTTCTGTCACCACTACAGGCAGCACTGGGAACGACGAAGCCAGCGGTTCCTTCAACACCGAGGAGACCGAATCCTCCATTTCCTCTTCTATTTCGAGCGCAACCCCCGAAGGAGACCGTCTCAAATTCGACATCTTCTCCCTGGAGCGCCACTCAGCAGACCTTCTTGTATTGAAAATGCGGATTACCAACACAGGACAGGAAACCGCACATGTCTTTCGGACTCTCGCAGACCCTGAAGGAGAAATGGCAACTCCTGACGGTGTCTCCCTAGTCGATATGCAAAACAATAAGCGATACATGCCGTTCACCTTGACTGACGGAGAAACCTGCCACTGCTCCAACTGGAGAGGTCAAGAAAAACTCGCCCCTGGTGGAAATATTGACATCTGGGCAGCCTTCCCTTCCCCGCCTGAGTCCGTTGAACTCGTAGCAGTGACTACCCCAGCCACCCCTGACTTTCTTGATATACCAATTACCGAGGCGACCTCGCCCGATTCGGCTATTGTGGACACACCGACATCCGAACCTCGGGTCTTGGATCTGCGGGCATTCCAAGATGACATGGACGGAAATAGTTCTCGTACCGAGTCAGCTGAGGAGACCAGCATCATGCTCTCCTCTGATGTGCTTTTTGGCTTAAATGAGGCGACTCTCACCGAGGCAGCTGAGGAGGCGCTTCGGAACGTAGCCGAGGAGATCAATTCCTCCTCCGGCACCACAATTCAAGTTAACGGCTACACCGACGACACCGGCAGCGACTCAATCAATAACCCGCTCTCCCAGAAGCGCGCCGAGGCTGTGGCATCTAGGCTCGAAGAACTTGTCACCCGGGATGGAATTACATTCGAAGTATCCGGGCACGGATCCGCTGACCCGGTGGGCGACAACTCAACCGAAGAGGGCCGAGCAAAGAACCGTCGCGTTACCGTTACCTTCACCAAATAA